In Pseudophryne corroboree isolate aPseCor3 chromosome 3, aPseCor3.hap2, whole genome shotgun sequence, a genomic segment contains:
- the LOC135056200 gene encoding cytochrome b-245 chaperone 1 homolog, which translates to MPLFHHEATNNLRQPVMYMQVENRTGTLLHLKRNPSIRSWSLLVGLSSVGLAAAYYSTDSWAWKLFYVAGCLFVAIQNLEDWEEAIFDKRERKATLKTFNLYKKILTLCKGGHEQVVVLLSDIRDVNVEEEKVRYFGKGYLIVLRLVTGISHPLTQSAVLGGRSDVEAVAKLLTTFLDLDLAGFHSRIAEESSDSEETLDKEDEE; encoded by the exons ATGCCCTTATTCCACCATGAAGCAACAAACAATTT GAGACAGCCAGTCATGTATATGCAAGTAGAAAACCGTACAGGCACCCTCTTACATTTGAAGAGGAATCCCAGCATTCGCTCCTGGTCCCTTTTAGTTG GGCTCTCATCTGTGGGTTTGGCTGCTGCCTATTATAGTACAG ATTCCTGGGCCTGGAAGCTGTTTTATGTGGCCGGCTGCCTGTTTGTGGCTATTCAAAATCTAGAAGATTGGGAG GAAGCAATTTTTGACAAGAGGGAAAGAAAAGCCACTCTGAAAACTTTCAATTTGTACAAGAAAATCCTGACATTATGTAAAGGAGGGCATGAGCAAG TCGTGGTTCTTCTCAGTGACATCCGGGATGTGAATGTCGAGGAGGAAAAAGTGAGATATTTTGGAAAGGGCTACCTAATTGTCCTGCGTCTTGTAACAGGAATTTCCCACCCCCTTACACAGAGCGCAGTACTAGGAGGCAGAAG CGACGTAGAAGCTGTAGCCAAACTACTCACAACATTCCTAGATCTAGACCTGGCTGGTTTTCACTCCCGGATAGCAGAAGAGAGCAGTGACAGCGAGGAGACATTGGACAAGGAGGATGAAGAATGA